In Streptomyces sp. NBC_01551, one DNA window encodes the following:
- a CDS encoding SDR family oxidoreductase, translating to MELNGRVVVVTGGTRGVGAGIARSFLAAGAQVVVCARRPPREPVAAAGRAASFTALDLRDPGAVGEFFAVVAGRYGRLDCLVNNAGGTPYRLLGEGGAERHARVVELNLVAPMTASLAAYPWLRESRGSVVMIGSVSGTRPSPGTAAYGAAKAGLESLARSMAVEWAPEVRVNSLVLGMVRTELAHLHYGDEAGIAAVGATVPLGRLAEPSDVGEAAVFLASGRAGYVSGASLLVHGGGERPAFLDAANVNKANANDANANVNEANVNANDANVNDAKVNKAKES from the coding sequence ATGGAGCTCAACGGGAGGGTTGTCGTCGTCACCGGCGGAACCCGGGGCGTCGGCGCCGGGATCGCCCGGTCGTTCCTCGCGGCGGGGGCGCAGGTCGTCGTCTGCGCGCGGCGGCCGCCGCGGGAACCGGTCGCCGCGGCGGGGCGGGCCGCGTCGTTCACGGCGCTGGACCTGCGCGATCCGGGCGCCGTCGGGGAGTTCTTCGCGGTGGTCGCGGGCCGGTACGGGCGGCTCGACTGCCTGGTCAACAACGCCGGCGGGACCCCGTACCGGCTGCTGGGGGAGGGCGGCGCGGAGCGGCACGCGCGGGTCGTCGAGCTGAACCTGGTGGCGCCGATGACGGCCTCGCTGGCCGCGTACCCGTGGCTGCGCGAGAGCCGGGGCTCGGTCGTGATGATCGGCAGCGTCAGCGGGACCCGCCCCTCGCCCGGCACGGCGGCGTACGGGGCGGCGAAGGCGGGGCTGGAGAGCCTGGCCCGGTCGATGGCCGTGGAATGGGCGCCGGAGGTACGGGTCAACTCGCTGGTGCTGGGCATGGTGAGGACCGAGCTGGCGCACCTGCACTACGGGGACGAGGCGGGGATCGCGGCGGTGGGGGCGACGGTACCGCTGGGGCGGCTGGCGGAGCCCTCGGACGTGGGGGAGGCGGCGGTCTTCCTGGCCTCCGGCCGGGCCGGGTACGTCAGTGGGGCGAGCCTGCTGGTGCACGGGGGCGGGGAACGGCCGGCGTTCTTGGACGCGGCGAATGTGAACAAGGCGAACGCGAACGACGCGAACGCCAACGTGAACGAAGCGAATGTGAATGCGAACGACGCGAATGTGAACGACGCGAAGGTGAACAAGGCGAAGGAGAGTTGA